A window of the Vigna angularis cultivar LongXiaoDou No.4 chromosome 3, ASM1680809v1, whole genome shotgun sequence genome harbors these coding sequences:
- the LOC108325435 gene encoding ADP-ribosylation factor-like protein 8a isoform X2 codes for MGLGIWGAFVNWLCSLFFKQEMELSLVGLQDAGKTSLINVIATGGYSEVMIPTVGFNMKRITKGNVTIKLWDLGGQPRFRSMWERYCRAVSAIVDELHDLLSKPSLNGIPILILGNKIDKPGALSKKDLADQMGLTSITGREVCCIMISCKNSTSIDTVVDWLVRNSKSTNRSSSFAL; via the exons ATGGGGTTGGGGATATGGGGAGCCTTCGTCAATTGGTTATGCAG TCTCTTTTTCAAGCAAGAAATGGAGTTATCTCTGGTTGGTCTTCAGGATGCTGGGAAAACGTCACTTATAAATGTTATTGCA ACTGGTGGATATAGTGAAGTGATGATTCCTACG GTAGGATTTAATATGAAAAGGATAACAAAAGGAAATGTGACAATAAAGCTATGGGACCTTGGAGGTCAGCCAAGGTTTCGCAGTATGTGGGAGAGATACTGTCGTGCTGTTTCAGCAATTGT AGATGAACTTCATGACTTATTGAGCAAACCTTCTTTAAATGGAATTCCCATTCTAATTTTGGGTAATAAGATTGACAAACCTGGGGCATTGTCCAAGAAAGACCTGGCAGATCAGAT GGGACTGACGTCCATCACTGGTAGAGAAGTTTGTTGCATCATGATCTCCTGTAAGAACTCCACCAGCATTGATACAGTTGTTGATTGGCTTGTAAGAAATTCTAAATCAACAAACAGAAGCTCGAGTTTTGCCCTATAA
- the LOC108325435 gene encoding ADP-ribosylation factor-like protein 8a isoform X3 — MELSLVGLQDAGKTSLINVIATGGYSEVMIPTVGFNMKRITKGNVTIKLWDLGGQPRFRSMWERYCRAVSAIVYVVDAADYENLPVSRDELHDLLSKPSLNGIPILILGNKIDKPGALSKKDLADQMGLTSITGREVCCIMISCKNSTSIDTVVDWLVRNSKSTNRSSSFAL, encoded by the exons ATGGAGTTATCTCTGGTTGGTCTTCAGGATGCTGGGAAAACGTCACTTATAAATGTTATTGCA ACTGGTGGATATAGTGAAGTGATGATTCCTACG GTAGGATTTAATATGAAAAGGATAACAAAAGGAAATGTGACAATAAAGCTATGGGACCTTGGAGGTCAGCCAAGGTTTCGCAGTATGTGGGAGAGATACTGTCGTGCTGTTTCAGCAATTGT TTATGTTGTTGACGCAGCTGATTATGAAAATTTACCTGTCTCTAGAGATGAACTTCATGACTTATTGAGCAAACCTTCTTTAAATGGAATTCCCATTCTAATTTTGGGTAATAAGATTGACAAACCTGGGGCATTGTCCAAGAAAGACCTGGCAGATCAGAT GGGACTGACGTCCATCACTGGTAGAGAAGTTTGTTGCATCATGATCTCCTGTAAGAACTCCACCAGCATTGATACAGTTGTTGATTGGCTTGTAAGAAATTCTAAATCAACAAACAGAAGCTCGAGTTTTGCCCTATAA
- the LOC108325435 gene encoding ADP-ribosylation factor-like protein 8a isoform X1: protein MGLGIWGAFVNWLCSLFFKQEMELSLVGLQDAGKTSLINVIATGGYSEVMIPTVGFNMKRITKGNVTIKLWDLGGQPRFRSMWERYCRAVSAIVYVVDAADYENLPVSRDELHDLLSKPSLNGIPILILGNKIDKPGALSKKDLADQMGLTSITGREVCCIMISCKNSTSIDTVVDWLVRNSKSTNRSSSFAL, encoded by the exons ATGGGGTTGGGGATATGGGGAGCCTTCGTCAATTGGTTATGCAG TCTCTTTTTCAAGCAAGAAATGGAGTTATCTCTGGTTGGTCTTCAGGATGCTGGGAAAACGTCACTTATAAATGTTATTGCA ACTGGTGGATATAGTGAAGTGATGATTCCTACG GTAGGATTTAATATGAAAAGGATAACAAAAGGAAATGTGACAATAAAGCTATGGGACCTTGGAGGTCAGCCAAGGTTTCGCAGTATGTGGGAGAGATACTGTCGTGCTGTTTCAGCAATTGT TTATGTTGTTGACGCAGCTGATTATGAAAATTTACCTGTCTCTAGAGATGAACTTCATGACTTATTGAGCAAACCTTCTTTAAATGGAATTCCCATTCTAATTTTGGGTAATAAGATTGACAAACCTGGGGCATTGTCCAAGAAAGACCTGGCAGATCAGAT GGGACTGACGTCCATCACTGGTAGAGAAGTTTGTTGCATCATGATCTCCTGTAAGAACTCCACCAGCATTGATACAGTTGTTGATTGGCTTGTAAGAAATTCTAAATCAACAAACAGAAGCTCGAGTTTTGCCCTATAA